The Arachis hypogaea cultivar Tifrunner chromosome 14, arahy.Tifrunner.gnm2.J5K5, whole genome shotgun sequence DNA window atttttttttatgagaacATCAAAAATAAGCTTGTGATATTGATATTAAGTGTCAAGTTTAGACGGTAACACATGTAAGTTTCATTGATTGTGGAGTAACTCTGagttttcgtttttcttttttgaCAAGTGAGAATGTGAGATTAATGATATTGATTCGTGATGAAGTGTTTATATATGGGTAACAccagaaaaaaataatacaaaaaaaaagtgttCATGTATGAGATATATTTGAGCTAGTTAAAAGAATTTAGGTGGTAGACTAAAGTGGAAGGGATACTTTTTCTAGAATTTAAACTTTAGTAACAgtcattatttagaataaaagagagaagagatagtcaaaaaataatatttgttttagctggacaatataattttttattgtacaaGATATAATAGACACAAAAATATAGATGATGATTAAAAGAGGAGAAAAATAAAGATCAAActtttaagtttaaaaaataattaaaaagaataaataataaatttaactatattttttaacatgttaattttttctaatattgCGTACATATAAGTTGATGTAGTTTATGTTAAATAAAATGAGAAtattttgctttttattttacttattatgaatgtatttaaaaaaatgtacaaAACTTGTATTTTATcatatataactatattataatattatgttTATGTTGTCTATTATATGCAATCATCTAGGTGAAAATTGTTCACACTTTATGGTCAATAAACAATATTCACTATGACtgtgaaaaaacaaaaagaatattaatattaatattcatATACCTTGTGTATAGATTTATGACACAAATAATTTTTATGACgatatagtttgattttatatttacaccaaataaataaatttgaattcaagaagtaaaaaattttgttttttaattaataaatattttgaacttaattatattaaaatgattattattattattttgtaatattttataatagtGGTTGAtttaatctattatatattattaaaattaatttcttgtGCTTAATAATAAAGCTAGTATGTCATGCTTGTGAAAgtgtttttaaatttattcttttcaatcattaaattaaatcaattataataaataaattataaaactaaTTGATCTAATCAATttatataattgaataattttttgatagtatttatttttgtaactttagttaaaatgacaaaaaaaattattttgatttgagatcAAAGTTAGCAATATTAATTGTCTCATaattatgattaatttatttaacatattaagttaagttttaataaatttaattttttaatagctATAACTAgtgaataataacaataaacacGTACTCTGAGGTACTccattgttaatttttaattttaggttTTGTATACGTTAACATGacaaatttattttctttaagtctttttcttttatcttaaTCTTATTTTTTTCGCTAAAATAAGATCCAAACCACGATTTCATTCAAAGATGACAATATCTCGCTACTGCAACTGGATTCCGAATAGGTAGACAAAAGTATAATTTAAGGTGCAACACAGCGGAGACTCACAAGAGAAAATTATCCCGTGACAGGAACCGAAAGTTGTTGTGATGCGAATCCAACAATACAGCAAGCATAAGCGGCCGTGGATCTTGAACTACACTCTCGTCTATCTGGTGCCCTACATCTAGATTCAGACTCCAAGAACAGCAGCTAGGTGGATCTTGAAGTATTCGTCTACCTGATGTTGTTATCCTGATCGACTAGttctgaataaaataattttgtagcTTCCTGATGAAATTGTGGTTTGAATTTTATCTTAGTGATAAAAATAAGATTGAGATAAAAAAAAGACTTAAAGAAATTAGttctgaataaaataattttgtagcTTTCTGATGAAATTGTGGTTTAAATTTTATCTTAGTGATAAAAATaagattaagataaaaaaaaaacttaaagaaaataaatttgttatatgaatacatacaaaatttaaaattaaaaataaacaatgGAGTACCTCGGAGTACCTCAAAGTACGTAGTTATTATTGTTTTccactatttaattatttatagttattagaaaattaattttattaaaatctaactGAGTATGATAAATAAAGTAACTATGATTATGAGACGATTAGTATTATTAGCTTtaacttttaattaaaataaatttttttgttattctaactaaaattataaaaatgaataTTATCCAAAAACTATTTAACCATATGAATTGATTAAATCAAttagttttataatttatttattataattgatttgatttaatattgaaaagaataatttaaaaacactCTTACAAACATGACATACTAGCTTCATTATTAagtacaaaaattattttaataatatataatagattaaaCCAACCACCGttataaaatattacaaaataataataatcattttaatataattaggttcaaaatattcattaattaataaGCTAAATTTTAAACTTcttgaatttaaatttatctatttggtgtaaatataaaattaaattatattgccATATAAATTATTTGTGTCATAAATCCATGCACAAAGTATatgaatattaatattaatatttttttcacagTCATATTAAATATTGTTAATTGATAGTAAAATGTGAACAATTTTTACCTCAACAATAGTATATAATacacaatataaatataatattataacatGTTTATATGTGATAAGATACAAGTTTTACAGATTTTCTTAGATACATTtataataagtaaaaaaaaagtaaaatattctCATTTTACTTAAATCAACTTATATGTacgtaatattaaaaaaaatatgttaaaaaagacagttaaatttattatttattctttttaattatttaacttaaaaTTTTGATCTTTGTTTTCCCCCTCTTTTAGTCatcatttatatttgtgtctatTATATTTTGTAGAATAAAAAACTATGTTGTCCAACCTaaccaaaatttattttttgactgtctcctctctcttctatttCAAATAATGACGGCTACTAAAGTCCACACTCTATAAAAAGCATCTCTTCCACTTTAGTTTACTAcctaaatttttttatgtgaCCCAAATATGCCTCATACATGAACATTTAATCATGAATCAATATCATTAATCTCACTTGCGAAGAATAAAAAACGAAAATTCAGAGTTGCTCCACAATCAATAAAACTTATATGCGTTACCGTCTAAATTTAAAACGGAGCATCAATATCACATGCTTATTTTCGACGTCCTCACCATAAAATTTCCCTTTATTGAAATGTTggatattgtttttctttcaaaatgTTTATCATCGTGGATTAGACTACCTCTAAAGTGGTGAAATAATGACTTCCTAACTTTAGGCTATTTTCACTTAATAAATAATAAGAGAATGAATGTattcattttttataaatatgaataaaacactAACGTCCAATGGAGGATGATGATGTTCTCCACATAATGGCctctatatataattatgatagaaataacataattattcaacatttgTTGTAACCAATTGAAAGCATTGACTCTGGGGATTATCCAAACACCCAGTATCATCTCCAACACAAATGCATTTATTTGTGACTAGTATTGATGAGTTTCTATCTTTGTCTAAGCACAATCCAGTATTGTTGTCTTGTAAATGCAAACCAGAATGAGATATGAACTTCCAAGAACTACTTAAGTCACTTGATGAGCAATCAGATGAGACAACAGCAGGATCACCTTCTGTTCCAAGAGATTTCAAACAATGATCTCCATTCAATTTGATCTTCTCCCTCTTGATTCCACCCACTTGCTTTTTTACAATCACCAAGTTCAATTTGGTTGTAGTTTTGATCAGCTTTCACACAGCCCACTTTGTGGGTGATATAAGATGTGGGAATATGGTGCCTTGTACACATTAAAGCTAATTAAACctctaataataacaataataataaacccATATGTTCATTAAGTTTGTGTTATGGCGTGCATAACattaattgaaatcaatattagttcaaaaaaaaaaatatttttgagagactaataatataattttaaaattcttttgataattaatcaaaaaaattttactatCTTTGAGACAaacttgtttgatttttataatGACTACCTATGTAATATTTAATAACATCGTATTATTAAATGATTTAGAGTTAATACTCAATTTAGTTTCTGAACTTGTAAGTGAATCTCAATTTTATAATAACTACCTATGTAATATTTAATAACTATGCTAGAGGAGATAAGCTGTTATGTGATGAGAATCTTGGCTGGGAACAAAAAAGAGTTAGTTGCTTATATTGGAAGGCTAACACCAGTGCAGCAGAGTAGActggaaagagagaaaagagagactAACAAGTGGCGTCCGATTCCTACTGGAGATGACAATGGTGATGTCTTCGAAGTGCAGTGCTTGCCATCAAAGGTGAGTGTCCACCTGGGTAGAAGAACTTGTACATGTCGCTTTTGACAATTGATTGGATTGCCATGCAAGTATGCATGTGCTGCACTAGCCTACTAAAATCGTAGACTAGAGGATTATGGACATAATTGGTTAACTGTTGCTGCATATAACTCCACATATGAGTATCTGATCCAACTTGTTCTAAGCCTAGAGTTTTGGGAAAAGGTTAATATTGCTCCAATTTTATCACCTGTGTATAAAAGACCAGCCCATAGTCCTAAACAAAAGAGAGACCCAAGGTCAGATGCACCTGTAACCAATCCTGATCCATACAGAACAAAGAGAAAATACGGCCAGATCACTTGCAAATAGTGCCTAAAGGTAATTTGCTTAATTTGTATTCAAATTTTTTGggataatcataattaataatcATCCTCATGTTCATTTGTAGACGGTCATAATGCAAAGACTTGGAAGTTAAGAAAAATGCTATGGCAGGTAACAGAGGGTCACCACCTCAAGGAGCACCAGTGGATATAGATGAAGATGATGAACTACAACAAGAGATGTACTGGGAGGAGACGTTGGAAGCAGCGGAAGCAGAGGGCTACAATGATAATGCTTCAAATACTGCATCACAGGTTTGAACTGTCCATGTTATATCATTTACTTGTCTCTTGTTGAATAATTAGTTTAGGGAGTGATAATTACTGTTTTTGGTTATGTGTTTGTTACCAACCCACCACCTGCTCCGTCTAATCAGACCGTAGTTCGGCCTTCACCAATTAGACCGCCTCTATCCAGGCCACCCACCACAAATGTCACTACAAGTGGTGGAGGAAATAAGAAGCTACCCAATAGGAGATTAACTATAGGAGGCCTCCAGGTTCACTTGAAACAAGATTCCAACCTCCTAGCCCTACCAACACTGCTCCTAGGGCTGCCGCACCGAACGCTGCTCTATCCACAAATCATATCAGGCCCACAGTGAGCTGTCAAACCATGTAGCATGCTAGCCGTGAAACTACCACAAGGTTTATACAATTCATGTCAACTTCATCTATAGGGGCAAGCAGCAAGCTCATCTACAGCTAGATGGCCATCACCTGCATTTAGGCCACCTGCAAATATATCAGGAAATGGACTCTCAAGCGGAAGCAGCAAATCTACACCAAACTAATGAGTTGAATGAAAATATGTGTTTATCTTGAGTTCAAACACTAGTTATGTTTATGTTGAACTAGACATTGGCTACATAGTTATGTTTATTTTGGGTTCCAGTACTAGTTATGCTTATGTTGGTCTAGACACTAGCTATATAGTTATGTTTATTTTGGGTTCAAAAACTAGCTCTTTTGTGAAGACTGAAGACATTTGCTATGTTATGACTACTATTTACCTACTTGGATTATAATGTTGTTGGCTTTCCCATATGGTCTATACGTACTGTAGTTTACTTAGGTTCTGACTATCGTTTCCCTATCTGTATTTGCGTATTCCAGGTTATATCATGAAAACTACATCGATGTCATAGTACAATTAAAATAAGGGtataaataggaaaatatatgACCATCTAAGTCTACATCTGTCAATTTTAAAATCGAATAGGGCCATAGGGGTACATATATCAAGAAAGAAACACTGTTACCAACAACACATACTCAGCCTCCAAACCCAGACACACCCATCCCCAAGAACATTCATTTCTAAACCCAGAAAGCCTCAACTACATCCTGAAATAAGAGCAAAATCATGGTAAAACACAACAAAAACTCCACCGATAGAAATGCAAGCCACAATCTAATAGAACGAATTCTCCCTGTAACATTACCTAGCTTCATCACAATCTTCATATCCTTCTCCTCTGCTACAGTGCTACTCGAATCACATTCGCATTTCCAGTGCCACGGATGTCATCTTTCTTTGCTCCTATTAGTGCTTTGGCCAACCCTATTCATTCTCCTTCAATCTCATACAAAGTATTGGCAATCCTTTGTCTGCAAATGAAAACAACATAAACCCTAGGTATCAACAAAACCCCAGCACCATGAAAAAAATAGATTAACCTTGTACGTACCTTCCATTGAGGACAACTAATAACCCATCTCCCAGAATTAGTAGCTGTGCCAAACTCAAGGAGAATCACGTCCATACCACAGTTGCATTTGCCATCAACTTTGCTCTCACCCTTCATCCATGAACTTGCAGACCCAAAAAGACTGCTGCTACCGTTCGACTGCGTTTACGGGATTACAAATTAGTTTTCTCTCTTTCGTGGTCAGATTTGTAAGCATTTAAATCTTTCAGGGTCAGTTTTGGTAGTTTATTCTTATTATGTATTAGAGTATCGATCTTATCCTTCTCTTTTGTTCATGAATTTATCGGTTTCGATCAAATTCCTCTAACTTTTTCTGTAGCACTACACAACATCTTTTTAACAATGTACCAGTAAAAGCGTGCACGTTAATTTATAGTTCCACAATAAAAGTATCCTTTTAAAAGGGTACATAGGAAATATATCCAGAGAAATACTTCTCTTGCATAGGCACCAATTACTTGTGTTACTTGAGTTCTTAGGATTTCGCCCTTATGATTAACACTAGTAACACTGCTACTCAACTTATAATGCCATAAGAGTTAAACGACTCAACATTGCTGTCTTGTGGAAGTTAAATTTTATTATCTGGACTAATGGATTGCTAAGTCAGTCTACACCAACACCAAGTCCACCTTACAATGACATTATCATATACAGCAGGACCAGGAGTAACAGGAAGGATACCGAAAACAAAGCAAGACAATACCTCATCAACTCCTGCTCCCAATCCACTTCAAAAGAATATGTAACAGGAACATAATCATGGGGTTCAAGGCCTAGTTCTTCTTGTGCTGCTTTTAAATTCTCCTCAAAAGATTTCACACTTCCaatattgaaataaaatttatactgcCCACCAGTTCCCTTCGCGGGGAGGGTTCCTTCGACAACTTCACTGTCTGTTTGGTTACGTGGAGTATTCCTCACGTATATTCTGGCAATTGACTTATTTATTGACACAACAATATGGTCTACTAAACGTGGCTCCAAAAGCTCATATTTAAACTCCTGAAAGTTAATCTGCACATAATCAAATTATTCTTGATGTCAGCACGAAATCATATAACGAAACAGAAGAAACTAACAAAACCAGACACAAAAAAACCATCTTATAGCCAGGAGGAACAGTGGTGTAATCTCTTCTTACAAATCATGCAAAGTCATCCTTATTATAGCAAGCACTGCACAGCTCAAACAAAATTCAAGACTTGCAACGACCAAATTCTTGAAATGGAGCTTCAATACAAGCAAGCTGTTGGTGACAGCAGCATAGAGCTCATCTAGCAGATACACCATTTTTCCCATATGAATAACTTTAGCCATAGAGAAATTCACCAAGTAAAATCAGTAAGGGGTATATCAATTAAATGAGCTTCATATAAGAGTCCCTGAAAATAAAACTTCCAATGGTACACGCATGCAAATGAGGATAAGGACTAAGGAGAAGACAAGGAATCAGGGAGGGCTCCTAATGATATAAAAAATGCAGGTCTCAGAAAAGATACTGATGTAGCATCAAAAGAATTCAGCATACAACGTAATGTGATGCATGATATAAAATAGCACCAGTTTTTATGAGCTCTGCTATTTCCATGTATCCCAATACATTGAAAGATGAAGACAATTGAGGCAAAAAGTATCACTTATCTGGGCAATACATGGTGAACTTTTCATGCATTTGAAATCACTGATTTCATCAAATGAAAAGCAGGTATTTGTATATCTCAAGTTCTCAACTCAACCCAATTTCACTGATCCAACAAATTCAAACCAAGCAACAGGCACTGGTAATATGCTTAAAGCTATGCTTACCTGTTGCCCTTCAGGACGATAAAAGCATGCAACCGTGATTAGCGCCATTaccaaagaagagataaaaaagtTGCTTAAAGGGAATAAAGTAAACATTTCCATGATCATCTCTGTTTGTCTCTGACTCTTCTGAAATTAGAAGGAGCAAACGTACACATTACAAAAGTTATAGCACGATACGCCAAAcccaagaagaataaagaaaaattaaaagagcaTCTACAAGTCTATAAGAACTACACAAAAAGTTAAACAACTGTTAACCTATTATTAGTTGATATTAGTGCACCAATCACACAATTTGCAATGATCAACTTCCCACAATACACAGTACACAGATGGCACAGCAAAAGCCCTAACTTACTATTCTTCTTAGATCTTTCGCTGAAAAACAACCGGTAATGAATCTTAGGGTTCGCCGGAACACACTTAAAATCAGGCAAACTGGAAAGGATTCCGTTTCCACGAGCTCTAGCATGAGCAACATATCCCCTGAAAAACCTTAATCCCAATTCTGTTCCTTGTGAATGCACATTCGTTCGCGTAGCTCCGAGAAGGGTTCCCAATTTCGCATCACCGCGCAAATATTCCTGCAATCCAAATCCAAAGTTGGAACTTCTACACTATATTCTGAGGTGCAAACGGAACTCGGATcgaaagagggaaaaaaaaagggagaaggtTTCTTACTTTGGCCCGTGAAGAGCGCGAGAGTGAGCGCCCAATCCTTGAAAAAATCATGATTGGAAGAAAACACagacagaggaagaagaagaattaagCGTGAAGAGTGAATTGGATAGATCTAAACAAAGGATTCGGGAAAGAATGAGGAAGTGTGTTAATATCGGTAGCGAAAATAACATGAACGACGCGGtggtttaagctttttgttttgtCGACATGCCAAGTGAGCAATATGATTCTTTCACCCTTTTGGTTGAGAAAAGATATTACCAAGATATTGTATAGGAAAAAAACTTTTGTAGACAACGATTGATGTTTTTGTTAGAAGCTATATGTGCATGCGCTGCTCGTGGTTTTTATTTAGAGTAGTTTGTTTAAATACTTCCTTTTGTGTGGAAGATTTTGGAAATTAACATGAGCCCCAATAATCCTATGACTAGTTATAAGGACATGGATTTAtctaaccaaaaacaaaaaaacaaaagaaattggaTTTAAAGACTATTTAAATGTATTATGAAAtctcttattccaaaagtttaagTTGAGAGGAGAAGATACtgtaaatgattatatttttaagggTAGTGTTAGGGAGCCAATGGCTTAAGCATACAATGTGTAAATAAAATgattagggataataaacatcttataTCATAAAgtcacttatcccaaaaatttaaactaattttggggttcaccaaggatcgaactcttgacttTTCAAATCTATAACTCTAATACCATATccaaaaccactcatcccaaaagtatAACCTGACAaaacaatgtaacactaatggtgatatctctaatacttcctaaacctccattgtacatattgtacgaTAACCATCGGctctatttttaatacttcttaaGTAAGAGCTTTTTTTGCGTTTGTATTATTTTTACATAagtcttattttcttcttttatttgtcttatgttatttctttttatttttgaggtTCACCAAAGATTGGACATAGAATTTTGATACCATATCATACAATCATTCATTTTTAAAgcttaagttgataaaaaaaattaatataaataatcataCCTCTAACAAAacgtatatgaaaaaaaaattacaatatttaaGTGTGTGACATGTGTGTTATGAATAAATCAAGGATTCTAAAAATCAATTCAAACGGATcgggtgaattaaaaattaatgaaaagtgCGGTTTGATTTGTATAaaaatctatataaaaaaaaatattttagaattggTAAAATTGGTATAAATCGATTGATCAAACTGAACAGAAACCTAGTCGATCGATAGTTTAGACTAAAAGTTAggatacaaaatttaaaattaacttttattgaaatgttggatattgtttttctttcaaaatgTTTATCATCGTGGATTAGACTCCCTCTAAAGTGATGAAATAATGACTTCCTAACTTTAGGCTATTTTCACTTAATAAATGATAAGAGAATGAATGTattcattttttataaatatgaataaaacactAACGTCCAATGGAGGATGATAATGTTCTCCACATAATGGCCTCTATGGCAACATATAATTATGATAAAAACAacataattattcaacatttgTTGGAACCAATTGAAACCATTGACTCTGGGGATTATCCAAACACCCAGTATCATCTCCAACGCAAATGCATTTATTTGTGACTAATATTGATGAGTTTCTATCTTTGTCTAAGCACAATCCAGTATTGTTGTGTTGTAGATGCAAACCAGAATGAGATATGAACTTCCAAGAACTACTTAAGTCACTTGATGAGCAATCAGATGAGACAACAGCAGGATCACCTTCTGTTCCAAGAGATTTCAAACAATGATCTCCATTCAATTTGATCTTGTCTCCCTCTTGATTCCACCCACTTGCTTTTTTACAATCACCAAGTCTAATTTGGTTGTAGTTTTGATCAGCTTTCACACATAGCCCACTTTGTGGGTGATATAAGATGTGGGAATATGGTGCCTTTGAAGATGGATCTGTACAAATTAAACTTAATTAaacttctaataataataataataataataaacccatATGTTCATTAAGTTTGTGTTGTGGCGTGCATAACattaattgaaatcaatattagttcaaaaaaaatatttttgatacactaataatataattttaaaattcttttgatACTTCGTCACAaacttgtttgatttttataatGACTAACTTTGTAATATTTAATAACATGGTattgttaaataatttagattaataCTTAATTTAGTCATTAAATTTGTATGcaaactttaatttagtttctaaaattttaat harbors:
- the LOC112744478 gene encoding ATP-dependent zinc metalloprotease FTSH 3, mitochondrial isoform X1 codes for the protein MLLMLELVETESFPVCLILSVFRRTLRFITGCFSAKDLRRIKSQRQTEMIMEMFTLFPLSNFFISSLVMALITVACFYRPEGQQINFQEFKYELLEPRLVDHIVVSINKSIARIYVRNTPRNQTDSEVVEGTLPAKGTGGQYKFYFNIGSVKSFEENLKAAQEELGLEPHDYVPVTYSFEVDWEQELMSRTVAAVFLGLQVHG
- the LOC112744478 gene encoding ATP-dependent zinc metalloprotease FTSH 3, mitochondrial isoform X2: MIMEMFTLFPLSNFFISSLVMALITVACFYRPEGQQINFQEFKYELLEPRLVDHIVVSINKSIARIYVRNTPRNQTDSEVVEGTLPAKGTGGQYKFYFNIGSVKSFEENLKAAQEELGLEPHDYVPVTYSFEVDWEQELMSRTVAAVFLGLQVHG